The genomic segment AGCTAATGAAGAAATAGGTTCTCCATTTTTTCTTCTTTCATATATTTCAATTTTATCTTCTCTTGTTAATTTACTCATTAAAAAACTGCACCTCCAATCTTGTGTCCAAGATTTTGGGTGCAGTTCACAGTTGATAATTAACTTTTTATTTTTTTGTTGACAATAATCCTAAATCGTATTATAATACAGAAGTTCGATTTAGAATTTTAAAGGAGGGTACTTATGAAAATTGAAAGAACTTATGCTAGACGTTTAACTACTGCAATATTTAAAATAAATGGTATTGAAAATTCCATTGATAAAAAAGTAGGAATTGGTTATGCTGAACTTTGTCTGATGTATGCTCTGGATGATGGCTTACCTCATTCACAAAAGCAAATTTCAGAAGAGTGGGAAATTTCAAAAACTACATTAAATACAATAGTAAAGCGTTGGGAAAGAGAAGGAATTCTTATTTTAAATAAAATTCCTGGTAAACGTAGAGAAATGGAAATAAGTTTAACTGACATTGGTCTTAAAAAAGCAAAAGAAGCTCTTAAAAGAGTTTATTTAGCAGAAGAATTTGCAATAAAAGAAACTATTAAAAAATATTCTGATATGTTTATTGAAGTTTTAGAATTTTATGCAGAATCATTAAAAAAAATAAGTGAAAATTTAGATATTGAAGAAGAATAAAAAAGGAGAAAATATATGCCTAAAATTATTACAATTAGCCGTGAATTTGGTAGTGGTGGACGTGAGCTTGGAAAACGTCT from the Fusobacterium simiae genome contains:
- a CDS encoding MarR family winged helix-turn-helix transcriptional regulator: MKIERTYARRLTTAIFKINGIENSIDKKVGIGYAELCLMYALDDGLPHSQKQISEEWEISKTTLNTIVKRWEREGILILNKIPGKRREMEISLTDIGLKKAKEALKRVYLAEEFAIKETIKKYSDMFIEVLEFYAESLKKISENLDIEEE